The proteins below are encoded in one region of Sphingobacterium sp. R2:
- the rsmI gene encoding 16S rRNA (cytidine(1402)-2'-O)-methyltransferase, protein MLYLVPTPIGNLEDMTFRAVNVLKEVDLILAEDTRTSAPLLKHFGIDKKVFAHHQHNEHKAVSEIIKFLKEGQNIALISDAGTPAISDPGFLLVREAIKEGLEVQCLPGATAFVPALVNSGLPNDRFCFEGFLPVKKGRQTRLKALAEEKRTMIFYESPHRILKTIEEFITVFGPERQGSISRELSKLYEENVRGTLTDLKLHFENNPIKGEFVFCVAGLE, encoded by the coding sequence ATGTTATATTTAGTTCCAACACCTATTGGCAATCTGGAGGACATGACGTTCCGTGCGGTCAATGTCCTAAAAGAAGTGGACCTCATCTTAGCAGAGGATACAAGGACTAGTGCTCCGCTTTTAAAACATTTTGGAATCGACAAAAAAGTATTTGCGCATCATCAGCACAATGAACATAAAGCGGTCTCGGAAATCATTAAATTTTTAAAAGAGGGACAAAACATTGCTTTGATTTCAGACGCTGGAACACCAGCAATCTCGGATCCGGGATTTTTACTGGTACGTGAGGCCATCAAAGAAGGACTGGAGGTACAGTGCTTACCCGGAGCAACTGCATTCGTGCCGGCGCTTGTCAATTCGGGGCTTCCCAACGACCGTTTTTGCTTTGAGGGTTTTCTACCCGTAAAAAAAGGAAGACAAACACGCTTAAAAGCTTTAGCAGAAGAAAAAAGAACAATGATCTTCTACGAATCACCACATCGTATTCTCAAAACAATTGAAGAATTTATCACCGTTTTTGGACCAGAAAGACAAGGGTCGATATCTCGTGAGTTGAGCAAACTCTATGAGGAAAATGTGCGCGGAACATTAACTGATTTAAAATTACACTTTGAAAACAATCCGATTAAAGGAGAATTTGTATTTTGTGTAGCAGGATTGGAATAA
- a CDS encoding class I fructose-bisphosphate aldolase codes for MQYIEKIQAHLGAEASYLLEFDQPAVSKTMLHLPQAEFIDQVYSLSDRSPQVLRSLGQLFGTGRLANTGYLSILPVDQGIEHSAGASFAPNPQYFDPENIVKLALEGNCNAVASTFGVLGSVARKYAHKIPFLVKINHNELLTYPNRADQILYGTIREAWNMGAVAVGATIYFGSEESDRQIIEVAKAFEEAHSLGMATVLWCYLRNSAFKVGDKDYHLAADLTGQANHLGVTIKADIIKQKLPELNGGFKALNMGKSSYGKLDERMYTQLSSDHPIDLCRYQVLNCFAGRAGLINSGGASGQNDIQEAVKTAVINKRAGGTGLISGRKAFQKPMQEGVALLHAIQDVYLCDEVSIV; via the coding sequence ATGCAATACATCGAAAAAATACAGGCACATCTAGGTGCAGAAGCGAGTTATTTGTTAGAATTTGATCAACCTGCAGTTTCCAAAACAATGCTACATCTCCCACAAGCAGAATTTATTGACCAAGTATACAGTTTAAGTGATCGTAGCCCGCAGGTTTTGCGCAGTTTGGGACAACTTTTTGGAACGGGTCGATTGGCTAATACCGGGTATCTTTCGATATTGCCTGTGGACCAAGGTATTGAACACAGTGCCGGAGCGTCTTTTGCTCCAAATCCACAGTATTTTGATCCAGAGAATATCGTTAAGCTGGCTTTGGAAGGCAATTGCAATGCTGTGGCTTCTACCTTTGGCGTTTTAGGATCCGTTGCACGAAAGTATGCCCATAAGATTCCGTTTTTGGTTAAAATCAATCATAATGAATTGCTGACCTATCCCAATCGAGCCGACCAAATCTTGTACGGAACGATTCGCGAAGCCTGGAATATGGGTGCTGTTGCGGTAGGGGCAACCATATATTTTGGATCTGAAGAATCAGATCGGCAGATTATTGAAGTAGCAAAAGCATTTGAGGAAGCTCATTCCTTGGGAATGGCGACGGTACTATGGTGCTACTTGCGTAATTCGGCTTTTAAAGTCGGTGATAAAGATTACCACTTAGCTGCGGATTTGACCGGACAAGCCAATCATTTAGGGGTAACAATCAAAGCCGATATTATTAAGCAAAAATTACCCGAATTAAATGGGGGATTCAAAGCGTTGAATATGGGTAAAAGCAGTTATGGGAAGCTAGATGAACGAATGTATACACAGCTTTCTTCCGACCATCCAATTGATCTGTGCCGCTACCAGGTTCTTAATTGCTTTGCTGGTAGGGCAGGCTTGATCAATTCTGGCGGGGCTTCGGGACAGAATGACATCCAAGAAGCCGTAAAAACAGCGGTTATCAACAAGCGCGCTGGAGGAACTGGTTTGATATCCGGTCGTAAAGCCTTTCAAAAACCGATGCAAGAGGGTGTAGCGCTGCTTCACGCTATTCAAGATGTATATTTGTGTGATGAGGTGAGTATTGTTTAG
- the serS gene encoding serine--tRNA ligase: MLQLNYIRENRDTVIERLAVKHFTEIGLIDEIISLDEERRKIQSESDALSAEANAAAKQIGDLMRQGKKEEAETVKSKSSGYKEQVKQLLDQLGTIEAELNEKIVQLPNLPHQSVPAGVSADDNEVVLTHGEIPALSEDALPHWELLNKYDIVDLELGVKVAGAGFPIYKGKGAKLQRALINFFLDQAAEEGYEEVQVPILVNEDSAFATGQLPDKEGQMYYVGNDNLYLIPTAEVPVTNIYRDEIVKEAQFPIKHCAYTPCFRREAGSYGAHVRGLNRLHQFDKVETVQIVHPERSYEVLEEMSLYVQRLLQKLELPYRVLRLCGGDMSFTSALTYDMEVYSSAQKRWLEVSSVSNFETYQANRLKVRFKNADGKMQLAHTLNGSALALPRIVAAILENNQTEKGIKIPAVLVPYTKFEYID, encoded by the coding sequence ATGTTGCAATTAAATTATATCCGTGAGAACAGGGATACGGTAATCGAAAGATTGGCTGTCAAGCATTTCACGGAAATTGGATTGATCGACGAAATCATTAGTTTAGATGAAGAGCGCCGTAAGATCCAATCGGAATCTGATGCACTTTCGGCAGAGGCTAATGCGGCAGCAAAACAGATTGGGGATCTGATGCGTCAAGGTAAAAAAGAAGAAGCTGAAACCGTTAAATCCAAATCCTCTGGATATAAAGAGCAAGTGAAGCAACTTTTAGATCAATTAGGAACAATTGAGGCAGAATTGAATGAGAAGATCGTGCAATTACCCAATTTACCACATCAATCCGTTCCGGCAGGTGTAAGTGCAGACGATAACGAAGTTGTTTTGACCCATGGCGAAATCCCTGCGTTGTCGGAGGACGCATTGCCGCATTGGGAATTGTTGAACAAATATGATATTGTCGATTTAGAGCTTGGCGTAAAAGTTGCCGGTGCGGGTTTTCCTATCTATAAAGGTAAAGGAGCAAAATTGCAACGTGCATTGATCAATTTCTTTTTGGATCAGGCAGCTGAAGAAGGATACGAAGAAGTACAGGTGCCCATTTTGGTCAACGAAGATTCTGCATTTGCTACGGGGCAATTACCGGATAAAGAAGGGCAAATGTACTATGTTGGTAATGACAATCTCTATCTTATTCCTACAGCTGAGGTTCCAGTCACTAACATTTATAGAGACGAAATTGTAAAAGAGGCGCAGTTTCCAATCAAACATTGCGCTTATACCCCATGTTTCCGTCGGGAAGCAGGTTCTTACGGAGCACATGTACGTGGATTGAACCGTTTGCATCAATTTGACAAAGTAGAGACGGTGCAGATCGTACATCCCGAAAGGTCGTATGAAGTGCTGGAAGAGATGAGCTTATATGTGCAGAGACTGTTGCAGAAATTAGAGTTGCCTTACCGTGTCTTACGTTTATGTGGTGGGGATATGAGTTTTACTTCTGCATTGACTTACGATATGGAAGTGTATAGTTCTGCGCAGAAGCGTTGGTTGGAGGTTTCATCCGTCTCCAATTTTGAAACTTACCAAGCGAATCGTTTGAAAGTACGTTTTAAAAATGCCGATGGCAAGATGCAATTGGCGCATACCTTAAATGGTTCAGCATTAGCTTTGCCACGTATTGTAGCTGCGATATTAGAAAATAATCAAACTGAAAAAGGAATTAAGATTCCAGCAGTTTTGGTGCCTTACACTAAATTTGAGTATATTGATTAA
- a CDS encoding SusC/RagA family TonB-linked outer membrane protein translates to MKQTLLSFLVGGMILTSVAFAQEKKISGRVTSADGKAIPGVTVVVQGTNQATQTDTNGNYSLNVPAGKVVVFRSVGFDDKTIIVNNNNTVFNVSLDNHDNALEEVVVTANAIKREKRTLGYSAPTLNNEELRSGQNSSAINALAGKVAGVNITSTSNSPGSSSRVVLRGGSSISGNNQALIVVDGVPIDNSSVIGGGSSLSSVDFGNRGNDINPDDIASMTILKGPAAAALYGSRASNGALIITTKTGKRGGGKTDITFNTTNTFSSILKLPEFQNEYGQGYSGYTKNGDLVFVNDPKENWSWGAPFTGKTQEWGQAVNGIRQTKPYSAVKDNVRDFFNTGFATDNNLGFSGGSEKSSFYLGLNSLNSNGVYPGSKDNYNKYGVRFNGQTEFSNKFYAGISANYSQINSNNVGGGQGNSSVYNNLLQTPRDIPVADMKDLSNPYNGYGYVDANGLNHSNEYGYYGAYSMNPYWTLANYNNYNNVNRILGNFNVGYKPFEWLDFKERVGVDHYTDRRRSESPKYNFTPIDKTSGNYSTGNDLIDNGEYRIDQYNVTEIIHDFMVTATHDFNQDFKGSLMLGNNIRQRNVSNLSTATNESGGLVQPGFYNLANSNGPLNLIQDSWSKRRLVGLYADLNLSYKNFLYLQATARNDWSSTLPKKNNSFFYPSVSGSFVFSELLSQDAKRILSYGKLRANYAKVGSDTDPYQLLTTFSRGEINGGFGTTTFPFGNVSAFMSGSTLGNAELKPEITTSAEVGAELGFFRNRLTVDFSYYNNNSKNQILAIPIANSTGYGFNVVNAGKIKNSGVELALRGTPVKTENFSWELMGTFTKNNNKVVELMDGIDQVSLGGFSGMSIVAAKGRPYGEFYAVTNATDAQGRTIVDQETGLPVPTSEAKYLGSYNPKFQASLGTTVNYKGWSLTALFDMKHGGVFYSRTKDIMAFTGTSAETGGERFGQIFPNSVYLDANGNSVVNTTATYDKVDYYPYLEAGMNVVDASYVKLRNLAISYKFKKDMLKNTPFGDVTVGVFGNNLFIWTPSENKYADPEVNSAGAGNAQGFDYTAQPSLRNYGINVKVSF, encoded by the coding sequence ATGAAACAAACATTACTAAGTTTTCTTGTTGGCGGAATGATTCTGACTTCGGTCGCATTCGCTCAGGAAAAAAAGATTAGTGGTCGTGTTACATCTGCTGACGGTAAAGCTATACCAGGGGTAACAGTAGTTGTACAAGGTACTAATCAGGCTACACAGACCGATACTAATGGTAATTATTCATTGAATGTACCTGCAGGCAAAGTTGTTGTATTCCGTTCCGTTGGTTTTGACGATAAAACCATTATTGTGAATAACAACAACACGGTGTTCAATGTTTCTTTAGATAATCATGACAATGCGCTTGAAGAGGTTGTCGTAACTGCTAATGCTATCAAAAGAGAAAAGAGAACATTAGGTTATTCAGCACCGACCTTGAACAACGAGGAATTGCGGTCAGGTCAAAATTCAAGTGCTATCAATGCATTGGCTGGTAAAGTTGCCGGTGTGAATATTACATCGACCTCAAATTCTCCAGGTAGTTCATCTCGTGTAGTATTACGTGGTGGTTCTTCAATTTCAGGGAATAACCAAGCCTTAATCGTTGTTGACGGTGTTCCTATTGACAACTCCAGCGTAATTGGTGGTGGTTCATCATTATCAAGTGTAGATTTTGGTAACCGTGGTAATGATATCAACCCTGATGATATTGCATCAATGACCATATTGAAAGGTCCGGCTGCAGCAGCGTTATATGGATCGCGTGCATCCAACGGAGCATTGATCATTACGACTAAAACAGGTAAAAGAGGCGGCGGTAAAACAGATATTACTTTCAATACAACAAACACCTTTTCTTCTATTTTAAAATTACCTGAGTTTCAAAACGAATATGGTCAAGGTTACTCTGGTTATACTAAAAATGGAGACCTGGTTTTTGTCAATGATCCAAAGGAAAACTGGTCTTGGGGAGCTCCTTTTACTGGGAAAACACAGGAATGGGGACAAGCTGTAAATGGGATAAGACAAACAAAGCCATATTCTGCTGTTAAAGATAACGTCAGGGATTTTTTTAATACTGGATTTGCAACAGATAATAATTTAGGTTTCTCTGGTGGTAGTGAAAAGTCTTCCTTCTATTTAGGTCTGAATTCCCTGAACTCAAACGGAGTTTACCCTGGGAGCAAAGATAACTACAACAAATATGGTGTTCGATTCAATGGTCAAACTGAATTCTCTAATAAATTTTATGCAGGAATTTCAGCTAACTATAGTCAGATTAACTCGAACAACGTAGGTGGAGGACAGGGAAATTCGTCTGTATACAATAACTTGTTACAAACTCCTCGTGATATTCCTGTTGCTGACATGAAAGATTTAAGCAATCCATATAATGGATATGGTTATGTCGATGCAAATGGTCTAAACCATAGTAATGAGTATGGCTATTATGGAGCTTATTCTATGAACCCCTATTGGACATTGGCAAATTACAACAATTATAATAATGTAAATCGCATTCTGGGTAATTTTAACGTCGGTTATAAGCCATTTGAATGGCTGGATTTCAAAGAGCGTGTAGGGGTAGATCATTATACTGACCGCAGACGCTCTGAATCTCCAAAATATAATTTTACACCAATTGATAAAACTTCAGGTAATTATTCGACAGGTAACGATCTAATTGACAATGGTGAGTATCGTATCGATCAATACAATGTAACAGAGATCATTCATGATTTCATGGTTACTGCTACCCATGACTTTAATCAAGATTTTAAAGGATCATTAATGTTGGGTAACAACATTCGTCAACGTAATGTTTCTAATCTAAGTACAGCAACTAACGAAAGTGGAGGTTTGGTACAGCCCGGTTTTTATAATTTAGCGAACTCCAATGGACCATTGAACTTAATCCAAGACTCATGGTCAAAACGTCGTTTGGTCGGACTTTATGCAGATTTGAATTTGTCGTATAAAAACTTCCTATACTTACAAGCGACAGCACGTAACGACTGGTCTTCTACATTACCTAAGAAAAACAATTCATTCTTTTACCCAAGTGTGAGTGGTTCATTTGTATTCTCTGAGTTGTTAAGCCAAGATGCGAAGAGAATCCTTTCTTACGGTAAATTGCGTGCTAACTATGCTAAAGTTGGGTCGGATACAGATCCATACCAATTGTTGACAACATTTTCTAGAGGCGAGATCAATGGTGGATTTGGAACGACAACTTTCCCATTTGGTAATGTGTCTGCATTCATGTCTGGATCGACTCTAGGAAATGCAGAGTTGAAACCAGAAATCACTACATCAGCTGAAGTTGGTGCAGAATTGGGTTTCTTTAGAAATCGTTTAACTGTTGATTTTAGTTACTACAATAACAACTCGAAAAATCAAATCTTAGCAATTCCTATTGCAAATTCGACAGGTTACGGATTCAATGTTGTTAATGCCGGAAAGATTAAAAACTCGGGTGTTGAACTTGCGTTGCGTGGGACACCAGTGAAAACAGAAAACTTTAGCTGGGAATTGATGGGTACTTTTACTAAAAACAACAATAAAGTTGTTGAATTGATGGATGGTATTGATCAAGTTTCTTTAGGTGGTTTCTCAGGTATGTCTATCGTTGCCGCTAAAGGACGCCCTTACGGTGAATTTTATGCTGTAACCAATGCCACTGATGCACAAGGTAGAACTATCGTTGACCAAGAAACAGGCTTACCAGTACCTACTTCGGAAGCAAAGTATTTAGGAAGTTATAATCCTAAATTTCAAGCCTCATTAGGAACGACTGTCAATTACAAAGGCTGGTCATTAACTGCATTGTTTGATATGAAACATGGAGGTGTATTCTATTCACGTACTAAAGATATCATGGCATTTACAGGTACATCTGCAGAAACAGGAGGTGAGCGTTTTGGTCAAATTTTCCCTAACTCAGTTTACTTAGATGCAAATGGTAATTCAGTTGTAAATACGACAGCAACTTATGACAAAGTGGATTACTATCCATATTTGGAAGCGGGTATGAATGTTGTAGATGCTTCTTATGTGAAGTTGCGCAACTTGGCTATCTCTTATAAATTCAAAAAAGATATGCTAAAAAATACGCCTTTTGGTGATGTAACTGTCGGCGTATTTGGTAATAACCTATTTATCTGGACGCCAAGCGAAAATAAATATGCAGATCCAGAAGTAAATTCTGCTGGTGCTGGAAATGCACAAGGTTTTGACTATACCGCTCAGCCGTCTTTGCGTAACTATGGTATCAATGTGAAGGTATCCTTCTAA
- a CDS encoding SusD/RagB family nutrient-binding outer membrane lipoprotein, producing MNKNIKKFVFAALVGSVAFTSCNKYLDVNENPNNPEKVEPNLLLPTVEASLSQIVGNQLQVYGGLWAQYWTQAPSSSQYQTIDQYNLKNTATDRIWSTIYRSALNNAEIIINSERGANNYTIGMAYLLKAYTLQVATDAFGDIPLDEALQGATNLSPKYQTQKEVYNSIFESIDKGVELLKGNLGTTPGEQDMLFGGDKASWIAFANTLKLKAYLRISNVDAATAQAGIKALYATNPTFLNEDVSITFTTTGGNQNPFYTEMVGLKYVQNVVASGTAVKAFAANKDKRSFALYNRLLKADNVTLQDTVAYLEQGDFRGQNTKLVSAPSPVTGANAKNTASAIAPVKLFSIAESKFLQAEAALKGWGTGSVAALYNEGVTASFNYLGAEGLTEYLAVAGKFPTDASKQLEAIITQKYYAMNGFQNFEAWTEYRRTGYPTFLIQSKASILANGEMPQRLLYPNTELTTNLNYPGTKAITVPVWWDVK from the coding sequence ATGAACAAGAATATTAAAAAGTTTGTTTTTGCTGCATTGGTTGGATCCGTAGCATTTACAAGTTGTAATAAATATTTGGATGTTAATGAAAATCCAAATAACCCAGAAAAAGTAGAACCAAACCTCTTGCTGCCGACAGTCGAAGCTTCGTTAAGCCAGATCGTAGGTAATCAGCTTCAAGTATATGGTGGTTTGTGGGCGCAGTATTGGACACAGGCTCCATCATCGTCGCAGTATCAAACTATTGATCAGTATAACCTCAAAAATACAGCAACGGATCGTATTTGGTCAACTATCTATAGAAGTGCACTCAACAATGCTGAAATCATCATTAATTCGGAGCGTGGTGCAAACAACTATACAATTGGTATGGCGTATTTGTTGAAAGCATATACATTGCAAGTAGCGACTGATGCTTTTGGAGATATTCCGTTAGATGAAGCGCTGCAAGGAGCAACGAACTTAAGTCCAAAATATCAAACACAAAAAGAGGTATACAACAGTATTTTCGAGAGTATTGATAAAGGTGTTGAGTTATTGAAAGGTAATCTTGGTACTACACCGGGAGAACAAGATATGCTTTTTGGAGGCGATAAGGCATCTTGGATTGCGTTCGCAAATACCTTGAAATTGAAAGCCTATTTACGTATTTCAAACGTAGATGCTGCGACTGCTCAAGCGGGAATCAAAGCATTGTATGCGACAAATCCGACATTTTTAAATGAGGATGTTTCCATCACATTTACGACAACAGGTGGCAACCAAAACCCGTTTTATACAGAAATGGTTGGTTTAAAATATGTTCAAAATGTAGTTGCGAGTGGAACGGCTGTTAAAGCATTTGCAGCAAATAAGGATAAAAGATCATTTGCATTGTATAACAGACTGTTAAAAGCTGATAATGTAACATTGCAAGATACAGTAGCTTACTTAGAACAGGGGGACTTCCGAGGACAAAACACGAAATTAGTCTCCGCTCCTTCACCAGTAACTGGGGCAAATGCGAAAAATACAGCTTCTGCAATCGCTCCTGTAAAATTATTCTCTATTGCTGAAAGCAAATTTTTGCAAGCTGAAGCTGCTTTGAAAGGATGGGGGACAGGAAGTGTTGCTGCACTGTATAATGAAGGTGTTACTGCGTCATTTAACTACTTAGGTGCGGAAGGATTAACTGAGTATTTAGCTGTTGCTGGGAAATTTCCAACAGATGCCTCAAAACAATTAGAAGCAATCATTACGCAGAAGTATTACGCAATGAATGGTTTCCAAAATTTTGAAGCATGGACTGAATATAGAAGAACAGGATATCCTACATTCTTGATTCAATCAAAAGCATCCATTTTGGCTAATGGTGAAATGCCTCAGCGTTTGTTGTATCCGAATACGGAGTTAACAACTAACTTAAACTATCCAGGTACGAAAGCGATTACAGTACCAGTATGGTGGGACGTTAAGTAA
- a CDS encoding SusC/RagA family TonB-linked outer membrane protein produces MKHKLLSFFVGSMILTSVAFAQEKKVSGRVTGADGKPLAGVTIAVQGSNVATQTDANGNYSLSVPTGKVIVFRSVGFADKTLIVKEGQSAFNVTLDGSDRELEEVIVTGYGQRRQIKDLTGSQSSVKGEKIAAEPTLSFEQAMSGKMAGVQIGSTGGTLGDGMSVRIRGVNSISSSSLPLYVIDGVPMNSVENVNTFNSGDGTRFNPMALINSNDIESIEVLKDASAAVLYGSRAANGVIMITTKRGKNGVSSINFESKLTSSKPSKLLDLLDGDQFIEINNEKAKNAAPKFGGVNIIAKESDIDGDGVNDRTNWLDEVYRTGIGYDNSVSISSGNEKGNFYGSARYLDQKGIILKNQLKSGQVRLNGDIKPVKWLKTGIPLSYSKTANDGILTDRYIAGATVAALNASPIVAVNNPNNVIGYNLGSTGYLAYGNNLTVLKANGANVNLVGNVANPIATLEKQLNQNTPEQILANGYIEIQPIQGLTITSKFGIDYLNNYEHQYSHPNIGGLGLAYGGLIQDNFRNRNQWVWQNYANYDKTIAEDHRISATVGTEYQFTKEKQVYAGASNISDEYFTDIIDGTYTSTAPGSSDVLGLTGGTVFSNGLESYFSRVGYGYKNKYLVDLAMRADAYSAFGANSKWGYFPSASLGWVASEEDFIKELDWLSYLKLRASYGKVGNSRGIGSYASRTLYQGGAYASLNGYSAYQLGTSDLKWETSNKYDIGLDFNIANNRFNFVIDYFYNNISGLILQAKPLYTTGVPSTEVGEAGSIFTNIGAMTNKGIEFTFNMKTMERGDFRWNTSFNFTAISNRVKDLVTANTDITEGNSVASVGRPLGTYKLTRWAGVDEQTGNPMWYTADGGIKMYNPDDQSWSLNGNKFDEKGNPMTGISGSDAVYTGKSGLPKYYGGLDNNITYKRFDFGISLVYTGGFYIYNTTRSSLLTNQFLNNTTEILDRWTAPGQKTDVPRLFLSDNGANAASDRFLEKGDFLRVRTISLGYNFAGETLNRVGIKNLRLFAQVYNPFIITGYKGQDPEVNSNRNNSNIAIGVDNRAVPQPRTYTFGLNVGL; encoded by the coding sequence ATGAAACACAAATTACTCAGTTTTTTCGTGGGTAGTATGATTCTTACTTCTGTTGCATTTGCGCAAGAGAAAAAAGTAAGCGGTCGAGTAACTGGAGCAGATGGTAAGCCATTGGCAGGAGTGACGATTGCTGTTCAAGGATCTAATGTCGCCACGCAAACAGATGCGAATGGTAATTATTCGCTATCTGTGCCAACAGGAAAAGTTATCGTATTTCGTTCGGTAGGATTTGCTGATAAAACTTTGATTGTTAAGGAAGGACAATCTGCTTTTAATGTTACACTAGATGGCTCAGATAGAGAATTAGAAGAAGTAATTGTAACGGGCTATGGCCAGCGTCGTCAAATTAAAGATTTAACAGGATCACAAAGCTCTGTAAAAGGTGAGAAAATTGCTGCTGAGCCTACTTTGAGCTTTGAGCAGGCTATGTCTGGTAAAATGGCGGGTGTGCAGATTGGATCAACAGGGGGAACATTGGGCGATGGTATGTCAGTGCGAATCCGTGGTGTCAATTCGATCTCTTCAAGTTCTCTTCCTCTGTATGTTATTGATGGAGTACCAATGAATTCGGTCGAAAATGTGAATACGTTCAACAGTGGAGATGGAACACGTTTTAATCCAATGGCTTTAATTAATAGTAATGATATTGAATCCATAGAGGTGCTAAAAGATGCTAGTGCAGCAGTGCTTTATGGGTCTAGGGCGGCCAATGGTGTAATTATGATTACTACCAAACGTGGTAAAAATGGGGTTTCAAGCATCAATTTTGAATCGAAATTGACTTCTAGTAAACCCTCTAAACTATTAGATTTATTGGACGGAGATCAATTTATTGAAATTAACAATGAAAAGGCAAAAAATGCTGCGCCTAAATTTGGCGGAGTAAACATTATTGCAAAGGAAAGTGACATCGACGGAGATGGTGTTAATGACCGTACCAATTGGTTAGATGAGGTATATCGAACTGGAATCGGTTATGATAACTCGGTATCCATTAGTTCTGGTAATGAGAAAGGAAATTTTTATGGATCAGCAAGATATCTTGATCAGAAAGGTATCATTCTTAAAAATCAATTAAAATCAGGGCAGGTTAGATTAAATGGAGATATCAAACCTGTTAAATGGCTAAAAACGGGTATTCCATTGTCTTATTCAAAGACAGCAAATGATGGAATCTTAACAGATAGATATATTGCAGGTGCTACGGTTGCAGCACTAAACGCTTCTCCAATTGTAGCTGTAAATAATCCAAATAACGTTATTGGTTATAATTTAGGGTCTACAGGATATTTAGCGTATGGAAATAATCTTACAGTATTAAAAGCAAATGGAGCGAATGTTAATCTAGTAGGGAATGTTGCTAACCCAATTGCGACACTTGAGAAGCAATTAAATCAGAACACGCCGGAGCAAATTTTAGCGAATGGTTATATCGAAATTCAACCAATTCAAGGGCTAACAATCACAAGTAAATTTGGTATTGATTACTTAAACAATTATGAACATCAATATAGTCATCCAAACATTGGTGGTTTAGGTCTTGCGTATGGAGGTTTAATCCAAGATAATTTTAGAAATCGTAATCAGTGGGTTTGGCAAAATTACGCCAATTATGATAAAACAATTGCTGAGGATCATAGAATTTCAGCAACTGTAGGTACAGAGTATCAGTTTACTAAAGAAAAGCAAGTTTATGCAGGTGCAAGTAACATTAGTGACGAGTATTTTACAGATATCATTGATGGAACTTACACTAGCACAGCACCTGGAAGTAGTGATGTTTTAGGCCTGACTGGAGGAACTGTTTTTTCAAATGGCCTGGAATCCTATTTTTCAAGAGTAGGTTATGGATATAAAAACAAATATTTAGTTGATTTAGCAATGCGTGCTGATGCTTATTCTGCATTTGGAGCTAATTCTAAATGGGGATATTTTCCTTCAGCGTCCTTAGGATGGGTTGCTTCAGAAGAAGACTTTATTAAAGAACTTGATTGGTTATCATATTTAAAGCTTAGAGCCAGTTATGGAAAAGTAGGTAATTCCAGAGGAATTGGCTCCTACGCGTCCCGTACACTTTACCAAGGTGGAGCATATGCAAGTCTAAATGGCTATTCTGCATATCAACTTGGAACATCAGATTTGAAATGGGAAACATCAAATAAATATGATATTGGTTTAGACTTTAACATTGCTAATAATCGTTTCAATTTTGTAATTGACTATTTCTATAACAATATTTCTGGACTAATTCTTCAGGCAAAACCATTATATACAACTGGTGTTCCTTCTACAGAGGTAGGAGAAGCTGGTTCTATTTTTACAAACATTGGTGCGATGACCAATAAGGGTATTGAATTTACATTCAATATGAAGACAATGGAGCGAGGAGATTTTAGATGGAATACTTCATTCAATTTTACTGCAATAAGTAATAGAGTGAAAGATTTAGTAACTGCTAATACAGATATTACTGAAGGTAATTCCGTCGCGAGTGTAGGTCGTCCATTAGGTACATATAAATTAACAAGATGGGCAGGTGTAGATGAACAGACTGGAAATCCTATGTGGTATACTGCGGATGGAGGAATAAAGATGTATAATCCAGACGATCAATCTTGGTCATTGAATGGCAATAAATTTGATGAAAAAGGAAATCCTATGACCGGAATTAGCGGAAGCGATGCGGTTTACACTGGAAAAAGCGGATTGCCTAAATATTATGGTGGTTTAGACAATAATATTACTTATAAAAGATTTGATTTCGGAATTTCTCTTGTGTATACCGGTGGATTTTACATTTATAATACAACAAGATCAAGTTTGTTGACAAACCAATTCTTAAATAATACAACGGAAATTCTAGATCGTTGGACTGCTCCTGGACAAAAAACTGATGTTCCACGATTGTTCTTAAGTGATAATGGAGCAAATGCTGCTTCCGATCGTTTCTTAGAGAAAGGTGATTTTTTAAGAGTTAGAACAATTAGTCTTGGTTATAACTTCGCTGGAGAGACGTTAAACCGTGTGGGAATTAAAAATTTGAGATTGTTTGCTCAAGTTTACAATCCATTTATCATTACAGGTTATAAAGGGCAAGATCCAGAAGTAAACTCAAATAGAAATAATTCTAATATTGCTATTGGAGTTGATAATAGAGCTGTACCTCAACCTAGAACATACACGTTTGGATTAAATGTTGGACTATAA